The following are encoded together in the Aciduricibacillus chroicocephali genome:
- a CDS encoding peptidylprolyl isomerase, producing MKKLAIALTLSASIFGLAACSNDSGSGKGDPETIATSKAGDIKKEDFYNEMKQRSGNDVLKEMVTAKVLEDKYKVTDKQVNDELQKIKDQLGDGYKQALQQQGFTEKQLKENLRLNLLQEQAVTEDIKVKDADIKKQYDRMKTELKASHILVDDKKTAEKVKKELDAGGDFAELAKKYSKDDANKDKGGELGWFSAKDNMDEAFLNAAYKMKKGEVSDPVQSSFGYHIIKLEDKRENKDVESYDKAKKDIRRELAMKKIDPVKAQEKLDKLVKEADVKIKVKDLKDALKQDDSQQTIPQG from the coding sequence ATGAAGAAATTAGCAATTGCGCTGACACTGTCCGCCAGTATTTTTGGTCTGGCTGCATGCAGCAATGATTCAGGTTCAGGAAAAGGAGATCCGGAAACGATCGCTACTTCCAAAGCCGGTGACATCAAAAAAGAAGATTTCTATAACGAAATGAAACAACGCAGCGGTAATGATGTGCTGAAGGAAATGGTTACAGCTAAAGTCCTTGAAGACAAGTACAAAGTAACTGACAAGCAAGTAAATGATGAACTTCAGAAGATTAAAGATCAGCTTGGCGATGGCTATAAGCAAGCTCTTCAGCAACAAGGCTTCACTGAGAAGCAGCTGAAGGAAAACTTGCGCCTGAACCTTCTTCAGGAACAAGCTGTCACAGAAGATATCAAAGTGAAAGATGCTGATATCAAGAAGCAGTATGATCGCATGAAGACTGAACTTAAAGCAAGCCACATTCTTGTCGACGATAAGAAAACAGCTGAAAAAGTGAAAAAAGAATTGGATGCAGGTGGCGACTTCGCCGAATTGGCTAAGAAATATTCAAAAGATGATGCCAACAAGGACAAGGGTGGCGAACTTGGCTGGTTCTCTGCCAAAGATAATATGGACGAGGCATTCCTTAATGCAGCCTATAAAATGAAAAAAGGCGAGGTTTCAGATCCGGTCCAGTCCAGCTTCGGCTACCACATCATCAAGCTTGAAGACAAGCGTGAAAACAAAGATGTAGAATCCTATGACAAGGCGAAGAAAGACATTCGCCGTGAACTGGCTATGAAGAAGATTGATCCTGTGAAAGCTCAGGAGAAGCTAGATAAACTTGTTAAAGAAGCTGATGTAAAGATCAAAGTCAAAGACTTGAAAGATGCTCTTAAACAGGACGATAGCCAACAGACCATTCCACAAGGTTAA
- a CDS encoding DUF3267 domain-containing protein, with protein sequence MNCWKSVNMNKEYGQERRYFVSFLLGLFMFILLYVPISIFHHKAFTNDGAFFPFAVIFLLMPTIYSLLHLVPCILLGKQIRIVQRWKLKIFPVFYFCTKNHLSKPVSMLTALSPTILFTVPGLISSLVLKDFYVYTLILTAANIGLSLKDFIYTGHLLRAPKRSMVANRTCGMDILIEQDTQ encoded by the coding sequence GTGAATTGCTGGAAGAGTGTCAACATGAATAAAGAATATGGCCAGGAACGCCGTTATTTTGTATCGTTTCTGCTTGGTTTGTTCATGTTCATACTGCTTTACGTACCGATTTCCATTTTTCATCACAAAGCGTTTACGAATGACGGGGCATTCTTCCCATTCGCTGTAATCTTTCTCCTGATGCCAACAATATACTCATTGCTGCATCTTGTTCCATGCATTTTGCTCGGAAAACAGATTCGCATTGTTCAACGCTGGAAGCTGAAAATATTTCCTGTTTTTTACTTTTGTACAAAAAACCATTTGTCAAAACCTGTATCTATGCTCACTGCCCTGTCACCGACAATTCTTTTCACTGTGCCAGGTCTGATTTCAAGCCTTGTATTAAAAGATTTCTACGTCTATACGCTTATACTGACGGCAGCCAATATCGGACTTTCACTTAAAGATTTTATCTATACTGGGCATTTGCTACGCGCTCCGAAGCGCTCTATGGTCGCCAACCGGACATGTGGCATGGATATTTTGATTGAGCAGGATACACAATGA
- a CDS encoding DUF1878 family protein: MKGGLPINTLSFHLHLISDLISADEYPFTKLVINKGLTEPEYNELFHLLEELNCRYIQQKEEGLLDYTCLLIHFAGMLNLKLHPDQAMLALKRQGLYTELMEEFIGIIKKSEKRGLRWR, from the coding sequence TTGAAAGGAGGGCTTCCAATCAATACATTATCATTCCATCTGCATCTGATTTCCGACCTTATCAGTGCTGATGAATATCCATTTACAAAACTTGTAATCAACAAGGGACTGACCGAGCCGGAATATAATGAATTGTTCCATCTGCTGGAGGAATTGAATTGCCGCTACATTCAGCAGAAGGAGGAAGGCCTCCTCGACTATACGTGTTTGCTCATTCATTTTGCCGGGATGCTGAATTTAAAGTTGCATCCGGACCAGGCAATGCTTGCATTGAAGAGGCAAGGCCTCTATACAGAGCTTATGGAAGAATTCATAGGAATAATTAAGAAATCGGAAAAACGAGGCCTTAGATGGCGTTGA